The Cucumis melo cultivar AY chromosome 5, USDA_Cmelo_AY_1.0, whole genome shotgun sequence genome has a segment encoding these proteins:
- the LOC103491369 gene encoding protein trichome birefringence-like 43 produces the protein MSGSAKDCVALFLLLLPFLLYQEVEGKPVIGGCDLFQGRWLADTSYPLYDVSTCPFIEKQFDCVGNGRPDKLYLRYRWQPSGCDLPRFNGEEFLRQFRGKSIMFVGDSLSLNQWQSLACMLHKFVPQANYTITRIGGLSKFIFLEYSLEIMFSRNAFLVDIISTELGRVLKLDSIESARAWKGIDVLIFNSWHWWLHTGRKQPWDLVEEGEETYKDMNRLLAFEKGLRTWAKWVDQNVDPSKTKVFFQGVSPDHSDGKLWGEAGGDCGGKTWMLGGPEYPGGPHPAEQTVERVLEGMLNPVYLLNITTLSQLRIDGHPSVYGFGGHRGMDCSHWCLAGVPDTWNHLFYAALGLPNNDNDHHL, from the exons ATGAGTGGTTCTGCAAAAGATTGTGTTGCTCTGTTCCTTCTTCTACTGCCTTTTCTTCTTTATCAAGAAGTTGAAGGAAAGCCGGTGATTGGTGGATGCGATCTTTTTCAAGGCAGATGGTTGGCCGATACGTCGTACCCTCTTTACGACGTGTCGACTTGTCCTTTTATTGAGAAACAATTTGATTGCGTTGGAAATGGCCGCCCCGATAAACTCTATCTCCGATACCGGTGGCAGCCCTCCGGCTGCGACTTGCCCAG ATTTAATGGGGAAGAGTTCTTGAGGCAATTTAGAGGAAAAAGCATAATGTTCGTGGGAGACTCTTTGAGTTTGAATCAGTGGCAATCCCTTGCTTGTATGCTTCACAAATTTGTTCCACAAGCCAATTATACCATTACTAGAATTGGAGGCTTGtccaaatttatttttcta GAATACAGCTTGGAAATAATGTTTTCGAGGAATGCATTTTTGGTGGATATTATAAGCACCGAACTGGGGAGAGTGTTGAAACTTGATTCTATAGAGTCAGCAAGAGCGTGGAAAGGAATTGACGTCTTGATATTCAATTCTTGGCATTGGTGGCTGCACACTGGAAGAAAGCAacc ATGGGATTTGGTTGAAGAGGGAGAAGAGACGTATAAGGATATGAACCGATTGTTGGCATTTGAGAAAGGGCTAAGAACTTGGGCTAAATGGGTGGACCAAAATGTGGATCCTTCCAAGACCAAAGTCTTCTTCCAAGGCGTTTCCCCCGACCATTCTGA TGGGAAATTGTGGGGGGAGGCCGGAGGGGACTGCGGCGGGAAAACGTGGATGTTGGGTGGACCGGAGTATCCAGGGGGCCCACATCCGGCGGAGCAGACGGTGGAGAGAGTTCTAGAAGGGATGTTGAATCCAGTTTATTTGCTGAACATCACCACTCTATCACAGCTGAGAATAGACGGCCACCCCTCCGTGTACGGCTTCGGTGGCCACCGAGGCATGGACTGTAGCCACTGGTGTCTCGCCGGAGTTCCTGATACTTGGAACCATCTCTTCTACGCTGCTCTCGGCCTTCCTAATAACGACAACGACCATCacctttaa